Proteins from one Oscillatoria nigro-viridis PCC 7112 genomic window:
- a CDS encoding ParA family protein, giving the protein MSPKSIAVINFKGGVGKTTVTWSLGNIISQGTDREVLMLDLDPQMSLTEAIGLNENTGHLDDKFGKWYEKSLKHRLTIYDALEVFKKAGQNFKFPVGFDTIYQIDEQLHFVPSVEELYWLDIDGFEGKSVKDFIRRFIGKIANSANLPKYDLMLFDCSPSFSLLTYSVLSCCDLILIPVNPDYFGSRGLSLVLNSLQKRIEPYPFPKIAVFMNKAKIYGGLLTNEVQFYMREVKRLCDEISKDNNIEVRFLESTIRESVGLKRAINEGELPRELVREFEKLWRECEEYLK; this is encoded by the coding sequence ATGAGTCCTAAATCAATAGCCGTAATCAACTTCAAAGGCGGTGTCGGAAAGACTACCGTCACTTGGAGTCTGGGAAATATTATATCCCAAGGAACAGACCGAGAAGTCTTGATGTTAGACTTAGATCCGCAAATGTCGCTCACAGAGGCGATCGGACTTAACGAAAATACAGGTCATTTAGATGACAAATTTGGTAAGTGGTACGAAAAATCTCTCAAGCACAGACTCACAATTTACGACGCTCTAGAAGTCTTTAAAAAAGCCGGACAGAATTTTAAATTTCCCGTTGGTTTCGACACCATTTATCAGATTGACGAACAGTTGCATTTTGTCCCTTCTGTTGAAGAATTGTATTGGTTGGATATCGATGGCTTTGAGGGAAAAAGTGTTAAAGACTTCATCCGCAGATTCATCGGCAAAATCGCCAACTCTGCCAATCTCCCCAAATACGACTTGATGCTTTTTGACTGTTCGCCTTCCTTCAGTCTCCTCACCTACAGCGTACTCTCTTGCTGCGACTTAATATTGATTCCCGTCAATCCCGATTATTTTGGTTCTAGGGGATTGAGTTTAGTTTTAAACTCGCTCCAGAAACGGATTGAGCCTTATCCGTTTCCTAAGATAGCAGTCTTTATGAATAAAGCTAAAATTTATGGAGGATTGCTGACAAATGAAGTTCAGTTTTACATGAGAGAAGTAAAGAGACTTTGCGATGAGATATCAAAAGATAATAACATAGAAGTTAGATTTTTAGAATCGACGATTCGGGAAAGCGTCGGGCTAAAACGGGCGATTAATGAAGGAGAACTGCCGCGAGAATTAGTTAGAGAATTTGAAAAACTATGGCGCGAGTGTGAGGAGTATCTGAAATGA
- the typA gene encoding translational GTPase TypA gives MSLPIRNVAIIAHVDHGKTTLVDALLRQSGIFREGEEIPDCVMDSNDIERERGITILSKNTAVRYGETLINIVDTPGHADFGGEVERVLGMVDGCLLIVDANEGPMPQTRFVLKKALEKGLRPIVFVNKIDRPQADPHKAIDKVLDLFLELGADDDQCEFPYLFGSGLNGTAKKTLDEEAVDMKPLFEEILDHVPPPVGDPNKPLQLQVTTLDYSEYVGRIVIGRIHNGTIRVGQQAVLITESGALVKSKISKLMGFEGLKRIDIQESSAGNIVAVAGFADAYIGETITCPNDPQALPLIKVDEPTLQMTFSVNDSPFCGQEGSLVTSRQIRDRLMRELETNVALRVEETDSPDKFLVSGRGELHLGILIENMRREGYEFQVSQPQVIYREVGGTPCEPYECLVLDVPEEAVGGCIERLGQRKAEMQDMHVSSTGRTQVEFSVPARGLIGFRGEFMRLTRGAGIMNHSFLDYRPLSGEIVARRNGVLISFEEGTATYYSLQNAEDRGVFFITPGTKVYRGMIIGESNRNQDMELNICKSKQLTNHRASGGEELVQLQAPIDMSLERALEYIGQDELVEVTPKSIRLRKVSKKLVKR, from the coding sequence ATGAGTCTTCCCATTCGCAACGTCGCCATCATAGCTCACGTAGATCACGGCAAAACCACCCTTGTAGACGCCCTCCTCAGACAGTCCGGAATCTTCCGCGAAGGGGAAGAAATCCCAGATTGCGTCATGGACTCCAACGATATCGAGCGCGAGCGCGGCATTACCATCCTGTCCAAAAATACCGCTGTCAGGTACGGAGAAACCCTGATCAACATCGTCGATACCCCCGGACACGCGGACTTTGGGGGCGAAGTAGAACGAGTTCTCGGCATGGTTGACGGCTGTCTCCTGATCGTAGACGCCAACGAAGGGCCGATGCCGCAAACCCGCTTCGTGCTCAAAAAAGCCCTAGAAAAAGGACTGCGCCCGATCGTCTTTGTGAATAAGATCGATCGACCCCAAGCAGACCCCCACAAAGCTATTGACAAAGTTTTAGACTTGTTCTTAGAACTCGGCGCCGACGACGATCAATGCGAATTCCCCTATCTTTTCGGTTCCGGACTCAACGGTACTGCTAAAAAAACTTTGGACGAGGAAGCAGTGGACATGAAACCGCTGTTTGAAGAAATCCTAGACCACGTACCGCCCCCCGTAGGCGACCCCAACAAACCGCTGCAACTGCAAGTTACCACCTTGGATTATTCCGAATACGTGGGTCGCATTGTCATCGGCCGCATCCACAACGGCACAATTAGAGTCGGCCAACAAGCAGTCTTAATCACAGAAAGCGGCGCGCTTGTCAAATCAAAAATCAGCAAATTGATGGGCTTTGAAGGGCTGAAACGGATTGATATCCAAGAATCTTCGGCTGGTAATATTGTCGCGGTTGCCGGTTTTGCTGATGCGTATATTGGCGAGACAATTACTTGTCCGAACGACCCGCAAGCGCTGCCTTTAATCAAGGTAGACGAACCGACTTTGCAGATGACTTTCTCGGTGAACGATTCGCCGTTCTGCGGTCAAGAAGGAAGTTTGGTGACATCTCGGCAAATTCGCGATCGACTGATGCGAGAACTCGAAACAAACGTCGCCTTGCGCGTCGAAGAAACCGACTCTCCCGACAAATTCCTCGTATCAGGTCGCGGCGAACTTCACCTCGGCATCCTGATCGAAAATATGCGCCGCGAAGGATACGAATTCCAAGTATCCCAGCCGCAAGTAATCTACCGCGAAGTCGGCGGTACTCCGTGCGAACCCTATGAATGTTTGGTATTAGACGTACCCGAAGAAGCAGTCGGCGGCTGCATCGAACGCCTCGGTCAGCGCAAAGCAGAAATGCAAGATATGCACGTCAGCAGCACCGGCCGCACGCAAGTAGAATTTTCAGTTCCCGCCCGCGGTTTGATCGGGTTCCGAGGCGAGTTTATGCGCTTGACTCGCGGCGCTGGAATTATGAATCACAGCTTCCTGGATTATCGCCCCCTCAGCGGAGAAATTGTCGCCCGCCGCAACGGAGTATTGATTTCTTTTGAAGAAGGAACAGCCACCTACTATTCACTGCAAAATGCTGAAGACCGAGGCGTATTTTTCATTACCCCCGGTACCAAGGTTTACAGAGGAATGATTATCGGAGAAAGCAACCGAAATCAAGATATGGAGTTGAATATTTGCAAGTCGAAGCAGTTGACAAACCACCGCGCCTCTGGCGGTGAAGAATTGGTGCAATTGCAAGCGCCGATCGACATGAGTTTGGAGCGCGCTTTGGAGTACATCGGCCAGGATGAATTGGTGGAAGTAACACCGAAATCAATTCGCTTGCGGAAGGTTTCTAAGAAGTTGGTCAAACGCTAA
- a CDS encoding tetratricopeptide repeat protein, with translation MVTIITRANESLFQQGQITYQGRSLDEIVALFPNFLDLTLDSIEDVIGIYFKKEDNIRKAKQLRVSSLDKTATQIIIRFSIVSDLNISSGDFYQRLRGQMIGEGAIEKGAYLPFCCVLDSEQMRAVMKLPNPGNLTIKNEINLLKTRSDWGSIYNKLPPLDGLNQHPLWTDAEILSEVGFACGKLAEVSVEDIPRKDPEKTEFLNCKSKYRREAEMLRQRCVELMPNNPTYLANLAYLHYQNAMELKTPRNRRDGKLRQEAERAIEYYDMAISLAPNRIKDHYRKGYLLAEVLPNTYWKERNLELAKQKRLEGIESFEKALQIWESLDPSNPQQNRERSRCRKEYIKSLYSIGSTYYQMIVNEWDRAVFALRLRHNIREEDCITYVPKDLENANNAWRYFYKCWEYDRPEGESPTTTINGVCEGVDKLYSLGKTAFVQYWILSGYGQSDKPEAIDYRDHAEKYLVQSLNLPRSQEKPRQKKDYIAERLARLYITKEEYAKAIQIIEKYRNRKLDSYVIHTLSLALILSGRAEQAEKELQEALKDKGNVDQTTSKFLMGCSFLAAGKLDLANQVFQELKQEKQKDIFLIGEAFAVAKLNRTADAIECLRQANEMNPWRLSVGKILEQLSKGKVRAVKPSRSQRALDLESCRDVDVYDRREGERFEDYQAYRAAREAVFGYDADDTDETFEEYLDTHGY, from the coding sequence GTGGTAACAATTATCACCAGGGCTAACGAGTCGCTGTTTCAACAAGGCCAAATCACCTATCAAGGCCGATCTTTAGATGAAATAGTAGCGTTGTTTCCTAATTTCCTCGATCTAACTCTTGACTCTATAGAAGATGTAATAGGTATTTATTTCAAAAAAGAGGACAATATTCGGAAAGCTAAACAACTCAGAGTGAGTTCGCTTGATAAAACAGCGACGCAAATAATCATTCGGTTTTCTATTGTATCGGATCTAAATATTTCCTCGGGGGATTTTTACCAACGTCTCCGGGGACAAATGATCGGGGAAGGAGCGATCGAAAAAGGTGCTTATTTACCTTTCTGCTGTGTGCTAGATAGCGAACAAATGAGAGCTGTAATGAAACTACCAAACCCCGGGAATTTAACTATAAAAAATGAAATTAACTTGTTGAAAACTCGAAGTGATTGGGGGAGTATATATAACAAGTTACCCCCCCTAGATGGTCTCAATCAGCACCCGCTATGGACAGATGCCGAAATCTTGAGCGAAGTCGGATTTGCCTGTGGGAAGCTAGCCGAGGTTTCGGTAGAAGATATTCCTAGAAAAGATCCAGAAAAAACTGAATTTTTAAATTGCAAGAGTAAGTATCGCCGTGAAGCGGAAATGTTGCGCCAGCGGTGTGTCGAATTAATGCCGAATAATCCTACTTATTTAGCAAATTTAGCATATTTACACTATCAGAATGCGATGGAACTAAAAACACCTAGAAATAGGCGTGATGGAAAACTTCGACAAGAGGCAGAGCGAGCGATCGAATACTACGATATGGCAATTTCTTTAGCTCCTAATCGCATCAAAGACCACTACCGAAAGGGGTATTTACTTGCAGAAGTCCTACCTAACACCTATTGGAAAGAGCGAAATTTAGAACTTGCAAAACAAAAACGTCTAGAAGGAATTGAGTCTTTCGAGAAAGCTCTCCAAATTTGGGAATCACTAGATCCTAGCAATCCACAGCAAAACCGAGAGCGCAGCCGTTGTCGCAAAGAATATATCAAGTCGCTATACAGCATCGGATCTACCTACTATCAAATGATTGTCAATGAGTGGGATCGAGCAGTTTTTGCATTGAGATTGCGTCACAATATTCGTGAGGAAGATTGTATTACTTACGTTCCCAAAGATTTAGAAAATGCCAACAATGCGTGGCGATATTTCTATAAGTGTTGGGAATATGACAGGCCGGAGGGTGAATCTCCCACAACTACAATAAATGGTGTCTGTGAGGGTGTTGATAAGTTGTATTCTCTCGGGAAAACGGCATTTGTTCAATACTGGATTTTGAGCGGTTACGGTCAGTCAGACAAACCAGAAGCTATTGATTATCGCGACCACGCGGAAAAGTATTTAGTTCAGTCGCTCAACTTGCCTCGTTCTCAGGAAAAGCCAAGGCAAAAAAAAGATTATATCGCTGAAAGGCTGGCAAGACTTTACATCACCAAAGAAGAGTATGCAAAGGCTATTCAAATTATTGAAAAGTACCGAAATAGAAAATTAGACTCCTATGTAATTCATACTTTATCTCTGGCATTAATATTATCAGGTAGAGCGGAGCAAGCAGAAAAAGAATTACAAGAAGCGCTAAAGGACAAAGGAAATGTAGATCAAACAACTTCTAAGTTTTTAATGGGTTGCTCTTTTTTGGCAGCGGGTAAATTAGACTTGGCCAATCAAGTATTTCAGGAACTAAAACAGGAAAAACAAAAAGATATATTTCTGATTGGAGAAGCATTTGCTGTGGCGAAGTTGAACAGAACAGCAGATGCGATCGAGTGTCTGAGGCAAGCTAATGAAATGAATCCTTGGCGGCTCTCTGTAGGTAAAATTTTGGAGCAGTTGTCAAAGGGAAAGGTTCGCGCCGTGAAACCCTCTAGATCGCAAAGGGCATTAGATTTGGAAAGCTGTAGGGACGTAGATGTGTACGATCGTCGCGAGGGCGAGAGATTCGAGGACTATCAAGCGTATAGAGCGGCAAGGGAGGCTGTTTTCGGCTACGATGCCGACGATACAGACGAGACTTTTGAAGAGTATTTGGATACTCATGGATATTAG
- a CDS encoding helix-turn-helix domain-containing protein, which produces MTALECRSLKEVADRSGVSYNTVKSYARSPGTAMADIGALLKLAGTFDVSIEELLDFVNL; this is translated from the coding sequence TTGACGGCCCTCGAATGCCGATCGCTGAAGGAAGTAGCCGATCGCTCTGGAGTATCCTACAATACTGTTAAAAGTTATGCCCGATCGCCCGGTACGGCAATGGCTGACATCGGTGCTCTGCTGAAATTGGCCGGGACGTTTGATGTGTCGATCGAAGAATTGTTGGATTTTGTCAATTTGTAA
- a CDS encoding M15 family metallopeptidase: MDNASLSRKPPQASELVADEIPEAVRDHPYPEAGQSQSKKKGLIWKLLGLAALACGVSIWLHLNFNLFSATSQAEQTQQNPASVSSASPSVASPATNPKAGTAPATPDNLLGHLPYPEAPAKDLVGVTPDGSVKLRTSAAAKYQEMANAAAASGIYFAPISGFRSLEDQQHVFFDVKAERRQNASKRAEVSAPPGYSEHHTGYAIDIGDGSAPDTNLSPSFENTQAFKWLEANAVAFSFEMSFPKNNRQGVSYEPWHWRFVGDKQSLETFYKAHSMNK, encoded by the coding sequence TTGGATAACGCTAGTCTGTCAAGAAAACCCCCGCAAGCCTCGGAGCTTGTCGCCGACGAAATTCCAGAAGCAGTGCGAGACCATCCATACCCAGAAGCAGGCCAGAGTCAGTCCAAAAAAAAAGGGCTGATTTGGAAACTGCTAGGCTTGGCTGCCTTAGCCTGTGGGGTCAGCATCTGGCTGCACCTCAACTTTAACTTGTTCTCAGCCACCAGTCAGGCAGAACAAACTCAACAAAACCCAGCATCGGTGAGTTCCGCGTCTCCCTCGGTTGCCAGTCCAGCTACCAACCCAAAAGCCGGCACCGCCCCCGCAACCCCAGACAACCTGCTAGGACACTTGCCGTACCCAGAAGCACCAGCCAAGGACTTGGTAGGCGTCACCCCCGACGGTAGTGTCAAACTCCGCACCTCAGCAGCAGCAAAATATCAGGAAATGGCCAACGCCGCAGCGGCTTCAGGCATCTACTTCGCTCCCATATCCGGCTTTCGCTCTCTCGAAGACCAACAGCACGTATTTTTTGACGTGAAAGCCGAACGCAGGCAAAACGCCAGCAAGCGAGCCGAAGTCAGTGCCCCTCCAGGTTATAGCGAACACCACACCGGTTACGCGATCGACATCGGCGACGGCAGCGCCCCGGATACCAACCTCAGTCCCAGTTTTGAAAATACCCAAGCATTCAAGTGGTTAGAAGCTAACGCCGTAGCCTTCAGCTTTGAAATGTCCTTCCCCAAAAACAATCGCCAAGGCGTCAGTTACGAGCCTTGGCACTGGCGGTTTGTGGGCGACAAGCAAAGCCTCGAAACTTTCTACAAAGCTCATTCCATGAATAAGTAG
- the coaD gene encoding pantetheine-phosphate adenylyltransferase: protein MIAIYPGSFDPITFGHADIIERGSKLFDRVIVTVVKNPSKTPLFTVEERLEQIRRSTQHLPNVEVDSFEGLTVNYAKIRQAKVLLRGLRVLTDFEMELQMAHTNKTLLGEIETVFLATSNEYSFLSSSVVKEIAKFGGSVDHLVPKHVALDIYKCYASRNQLASNPTVPASALRTNHLRTQPPSEIPPEPQE, encoded by the coding sequence GTGATTGCAATCTATCCAGGCAGCTTTGACCCCATTACCTTCGGTCACGCAGACATTATCGAGCGGGGATCTAAACTGTTCGATCGGGTAATTGTTACCGTAGTCAAAAACCCCAGCAAAACCCCTCTGTTCACCGTAGAGGAACGGCTCGAGCAGATCCGGCGCTCTACCCAACACTTGCCAAACGTAGAAGTAGACAGTTTTGAGGGTTTGACAGTAAACTATGCTAAGATTCGACAAGCCAAAGTGCTGCTGCGGGGGCTCCGGGTACTAACAGATTTTGAAATGGAACTCCAGATGGCCCACACCAATAAAACCCTTCTGGGCGAAATTGAAACAGTTTTTTTGGCAACTTCTAACGAGTACAGCTTTTTAAGTAGTAGTGTAGTTAAAGAAATAGCCAAGTTTGGTGGCTCCGTAGATCATCTTGTTCCGAAACACGTCGCCCTAGATATTTACAAATGTTACGCCAGCAGGAACCAACTCGCATCGAACCCGACAGTACCGGCCTCCGCACTGAGAACGAACCACCTCAGAACACAGCCGCCTTCGGAGATCCCACCCGAACCGCAGGAGTAG
- a CDS encoding acyltransferase, with amino-acid sequence MQKVSNRFAEFDLIRALAIVSVVITHAGFFTFRDRRILFVAIDTFQLFCVPAFLLLSGFFLTNKLENQNNPALVVKKRLSKILPPYLFWSVAVYILNNLGEIEKFDLLSLLRDILTGSVMPPYYFIVVIVQCYGWWWLLVKLKFLEPRKVLALGLTIQTIFTIFFYLTAFQYISIPLPLMERWIFSWILPFSTGLFLGFSYDRFQPVLERRKIPILGATILVYLASIWEYYLISGVNSEAWFLRSFFKLSAQGYAILFVLSILAFSKSIALPSRVSGLVKILAAYSFPIYLLDSTVVKYVLLVFYKFIDPVNPLLKLGFLVMGTLLGCWAIIYLLEKVLPNNYRQYILGI; translated from the coding sequence ATGCAAAAAGTTTCTAATCGGTTCGCTGAATTTGATTTGATCCGAGCTTTAGCGATCGTCAGTGTTGTGATTACTCATGCTGGGTTCTTCACATTTCGCGATCGGAGAATTTTATTTGTGGCGATCGATACATTTCAACTGTTCTGCGTACCTGCATTTTTACTGTTGAGCGGTTTTTTTCTCACCAACAAACTGGAAAATCAAAATAATCCCGCACTGGTAGTTAAAAAAAGACTGTCAAAAATTCTACCCCCTTATCTGTTTTGGTCAGTAGCTGTGTACATCTTAAATAATTTGGGAGAAATCGAAAAATTTGATTTACTTTCATTACTCAGAGATATCTTGACGGGTTCAGTGATGCCTCCCTATTACTTCATCGTTGTGATTGTTCAATGCTACGGCTGGTGGTGGCTTCTCGTGAAATTAAAATTTTTAGAACCCAGAAAAGTTTTGGCTTTGGGCTTAACAATTCAAACAATTTTTACAATCTTCTTCTACTTAACCGCTTTCCAATACATATCAATACCTCTACCTTTGATGGAGCGCTGGATTTTCAGTTGGATTTTGCCATTTTCAACTGGTCTATTTTTGGGCTTTTCCTATGACAGATTTCAACCCGTTCTAGAACGTAGAAAAATACCAATTTTAGGGGCAACGATCCTTGTTTATCTCGCTAGCATTTGGGAATATTACCTGATAAGTGGAGTTAATTCGGAGGCATGGTTTCTCCGATCGTTTTTTAAACTATCTGCTCAAGGATACGCAATTTTGTTCGTATTATCGATCCTCGCATTTTCTAAGAGTATCGCACTTCCCAGTAGAGTATCTGGGTTAGTCAAAATATTGGCTGCTTACTCATTCCCTATATATCTCCTGGATTCGACAGTAGTGAAATATGTGTTGTTAGTGTTTTATAAGTTTATTGACCCGGTAAATCCACTGCTGAAACTCGGCTTTTTAGTTATGGGGACTTTGTTAGGTTGTTGGGCGATTATTTACCTCTTGGAAAAAGTTTTGCCCAATAATTACAGGCAGTACATTTTGGGAATTTAA
- a CDS encoding TIGR04283 family arsenosugar biosynthesis glycosyltransferase gives MDRVSIIIPALNEATCLERTLRQLSILNPPAWEVLVVDGGSQDDTAAIALSAGIRVISSSTAGRSLQMNLGAQVATGEILCFLHADTLVPDDIVAVIQKTLSDAEIVGGGFISLMAGSQQTRWGFSLHNYLKTYYAPLLFRPHLFFQGLRLLFGDQVIFCRRTDFWEGEGFDAALPIMEEADLCLKLVRRGRLKLVNRVVESSDRRVANWGEFKAIAIYLAIGFLWGFGVSPRYLKQFYEDIR, from the coding sequence ATGGATCGCGTTTCTATTATCATCCCAGCCCTCAACGAAGCGACTTGTCTGGAACGCACCCTCCGCCAACTCAGCATCCTTAATCCTCCCGCTTGGGAAGTGTTGGTGGTAGACGGCGGCAGTCAAGACGACACAGCGGCGATCGCACTTTCCGCCGGCATCCGCGTTATTTCTAGCAGTACAGCCGGACGTTCCCTGCAAATGAACTTAGGTGCTCAAGTCGCCACCGGTGAAATTCTGTGCTTTCTCCACGCCGATACTTTAGTTCCCGACGACATTGTAGCAGTCATCCAGAAAACATTGTCCGATGCCGAAATTGTCGGCGGCGGGTTTATCTCCCTGATGGCTGGTTCGCAGCAAACAAGATGGGGTTTTTCCCTCCACAATTACCTGAAAACTTATTACGCGCCGCTGTTATTTCGACCTCATTTATTTTTCCAAGGATTGCGCCTGCTGTTTGGCGACCAAGTTATTTTTTGTCGCCGTACCGATTTTTGGGAAGGCGAGGGTTTCGATGCTGCGCTGCCAATTATGGAGGAAGCAGATTTGTGTTTGAAGTTAGTGCGACGGGGGAGACTTAAGTTAGTCAATCGGGTAGTGGAAAGTAGCGATCGTCGAGTTGCGAATTGGGGTGAATTTAAAGCTATTGCGATCTATCTTGCGATTGGTTTTTTGTGGGGTTTTGGCGTTTCCCCAAGGTATCTCAAGCAGTTTTATGAAGACATCCGCTGA
- the ubiG gene encoding bifunctional 2-polyprenyl-6-hydroxyphenol methylase/3-demethylubiquinol 3-O-methyltransferase UbiG, whose translation MPKTEVKNDLEFYDENADNWWDENAKIYALYHLNKPRFEFFDRHATNWQGLKTLDVGCGGGFSCEFMAERGAVVSGIDRSEKCIVAAQNHAVTSGFEIDYRQGFAENMPYDDNTFDVVICVDVLEHVADYKKVVSEVHRILKPGGLFFFDTINRTFSSQIVMIGLMENTLQEIKRGVHDWDKFITPEELSAVMRDTGFGNIEIKGFDMFGEMGAILAQMHGFWGNFTSGKQLFPSRKSFQQVSQVLISNIANYFDYKKSGLFKIQINEDTSIMYVGVGAKN comes from the coding sequence GTGCCGAAAACAGAAGTAAAAAACGATCTAGAATTTTACGACGAAAATGCTGATAATTGGTGGGACGAAAATGCTAAAATTTATGCTTTATACCATCTAAACAAACCCAGATTTGAGTTTTTCGACAGACACGCGACTAATTGGCAAGGGCTGAAAACCTTAGATGTCGGGTGCGGCGGCGGCTTTTCTTGCGAGTTTATGGCCGAGAGAGGTGCTGTGGTTTCTGGAATAGATCGATCGGAGAAATGTATTGTAGCAGCTCAAAATCACGCAGTTACCAGCGGTTTTGAGATTGACTACAGGCAAGGTTTTGCCGAAAATATGCCCTACGATGACAATACCTTTGATGTTGTAATCTGCGTGGATGTTTTGGAACACGTGGCCGATTACAAAAAAGTTGTGTCTGAGGTTCACAGGATTCTCAAGCCTGGGGGACTGTTCTTTTTCGATACCATCAACCGAACTTTTTCCTCGCAAATTGTGATGATTGGACTGATGGAAAATACATTGCAGGAAATTAAGCGGGGCGTTCACGATTGGGACAAGTTTATTACCCCGGAGGAACTGTCTGCGGTAATGCGCGATACGGGTTTTGGAAATATTGAAATCAAAGGTTTTGATATGTTTGGAGAAATGGGCGCTATTTTAGCCCAGATGCACGGTTTTTGGGGGAATTTTACAAGTGGAAAGCAGCTATTTCCTTCAAGGAAAAGTTTCCAACAAGTTTCTCAAGTGCTAATTTCTAATATAGCTAACTATTTTGATTACAAAAAGTCTGGGTTGTTTAAAATCCAAATCAATGAGGATACGTCGATTATGTATGTTGGCGTTGGGGCGAAGAATTAG
- a CDS encoding cupin domain-containing protein — MTAAIVSASADRISDGQPADSQKLMSLGKNSEIPDLDNSKDVTLAVLEGVATLTVCDRTVTLKPGVFVFIPAGIPRSLKVQTTLNLLLIDCEPDPDISESAWLMNFQL, encoded by the coding sequence GTGACAGCAGCAATAGTTTCCGCATCCGCCGATCGAATCAGCGACGGACAACCCGCCGACAGCCAAAAACTGATGAGTTTGGGTAAAAATTCCGAAATACCTGACCTCGATAACTCCAAAGATGTAACCCTCGCCGTCTTAGAAGGAGTGGCGACTCTCACGGTGTGCGATCGAACAGTCACTTTAAAACCGGGAGTATTTGTGTTTATACCCGCCGGCATCCCGCGCAGTCTAAAAGTACAAACGACCCTGAATTTGTTACTAATTGACTGCGAACCAGACCCCGATATCAGCGAGTCAGCTTGGTTGATGAATTTTCAACTTTAA
- the fldA gene encoding flavodoxin FldA, producing the protein MSKAIGLFYGTTTGKTESVAEMIRDEFGGNIVTLHEIGSVENDDFAEYECLIIACPTWNIGELQSDWEGFFTELDDIDFSGKKVAYVGTGDQEGYPDNFMDAMGILAEKISEQGGETVGYWPIEGYDFNESKAVVNGKFLGLAIDEDNQSDRTESRIKSWVSQLKKEFSL; encoded by the coding sequence ATGTCAAAAGCAATTGGTCTTTTCTACGGAACTACAACTGGGAAAACAGAGTCGGTAGCTGAAATGATTCGGGATGAATTTGGCGGCAATATCGTAACCTTGCACGAGATCGGCAGCGTTGAAAATGATGATTTTGCCGAATACGAATGTCTGATTATCGCTTGTCCGACTTGGAATATCGGCGAACTGCAAAGCGACTGGGAAGGCTTTTTTACCGAACTAGATGATATTGATTTTAGCGGCAAAAAAGTAGCTTATGTGGGAACTGGCGACCAAGAAGGCTACCCGGATAATTTTATGGATGCCATGGGGATTCTGGCTGAAAAAATTTCCGAACAGGGCGGCGAAACAGTCGGTTATTGGCCGATAGAGGGCTATGATTTTAATGAATCTAAAGCCGTCGTTAATGGCAAGTTTTTGGGTCTTGCTATTGATGAAGACAACCAATCAGATCGGACGGAATCGCGCATCAAATCTTGGGTATCTCAACTCAAGAAAGAATTTAGCTTGTAG